One Penaeus vannamei isolate JL-2024 chromosome 27, ASM4276789v1, whole genome shotgun sequence genomic window carries:
- the LOC113825229 gene encoding cuticle protein AMP1A-like, whose protein sequence is MKIIVLACLAAVAVAAPQLEERVVELLRDDRVANEDGTFSYTLEADNGIKTAVSGSIGAEGQINQEGSYTFILADGTQAVVTFVANENGFQPQSDILPTPHPLPAHVYELLEIAERQRAEGIVFE, encoded by the exons ATCGTTCTTGCCTGTCTCGCCGCCGTGGCTGTCGCCGCCCCTCAGCTTGAGGAGCGAGTGGTCGAACTCCTTCGCGATGACCGCGTAGCCAACGAGGACGGCACCTTCTCCTACACCTTGGAAGCCGACAACGGCATCAAGACAGCCGTTTCTGGAAGCATCGGAGCCGAAGGCCAGATCAACCAGGAAGGATCCTACAC CTTCATCCTCGCAGACGGCACCCAGGCTGTTGTCACCTTCGTGGccaacgagaacggcttccagccccagtccgacatcctgcccactccccaccctcttcccgccCACGTCTATGAGCTGCTGGAAATCGCTGAGCGTCAGCGCGCTGAAGGAATCGTCTTCGAATAA